One part of the Rutidosis leptorrhynchoides isolate AG116_Rl617_1_P2 chromosome 1, CSIRO_AGI_Rlap_v1, whole genome shotgun sequence genome encodes these proteins:
- the LOC139885876 gene encoding uncharacterized protein yields the protein MNQEKEPPLATGNLTIKISNSTQKPRKEILTNIVVPATSSISSSSAYNSPSLISPPSSAFVSALQSPYISPRATKDEPNHHPQETETATATTTGATSPTTFTHPSTPISYCGSGNDDIPSTSYTPPSERYDFSDDTKLKIVNCVTIPSLDTSTNMNTNTNNATAHRISFSFPVPRVSFQKGSVSPANAKLRSCDVYIGYYGQNLNLVRFCKWLKSELELQGIACFVADRAKYADSQSHEIADRVICSVTFGVVVITKDSLLSYLSLEEVRFFAQKKNLIPLFFDTDLNEITNLLAQSSDSKECKETIDALMKSHEFKLEANEGNWRFCVSRTAGLLRGRLGRMSVAEKEIENIDEIPFPKNKLFVGRETELAEIESTFFGFENEGNFVNVTKGGTPGTSEGLADEESEVEEGKYGKFINLEGGKCKDPNLEAWVEPVIGRNSLKRSKYKKTKSGKYKSFGSSIVCINGGPGMGKTELALEFAHRYSQRYKMVLWVGGEARYFRQNILNLSLNLGLDVSADEEKERGRLRSFDEQETEAFKRVKRELFRDMPYLLIIDNLETEKDWWEGRDLHDLIPRNTGGSHVIITTRLPKVMNFEPLQLQPLPLKEAILLMKGRRKKEYPGQEIEILGKFDEKLGRSSFGLTIIGSLLSELAITPSTLFEAINNIRLDEPSSHFDEVFWVNNKFLLKVLIFCITILHEANGTRNDLASKMLLVGGWFAPLPVSANLLAAAATSISESTNRFKKWAKCANMTFFCCSGFLESQTAKSEDDSALVLVKLGLARRANRHPGCYILFHPITQIFTKLKGGLLTAKATIQGIRKIGNPVLNSDHLWASAFLVFGFKSEPPLVQLKANDMVLFIKKTALPLAIRAFTTFSRCNSSLELLKVCTNVLEEVEKSFVSQIQDWCHGSLCWKTKRNSHQRIDEYVWQDVTLLKATLLETQAKLLLRGGHFDNGEELCRTCISIRTVMLGHNHAQTLAAQETLAKLVRMRSKI from the coding sequence ATGAATCAGGAAAAAGAACCACCATTAGCTACCGGAAACCTCACCATCAAAATATCCAACTCAACCCAAAAGCCCAGAAAAGAGATACTAACCAACATTGTTGTCCCTGCaacatcatcaatttcatcatcatCAGCATATAACTCTCCATCTTTAATCTCACCACCATCTTCTGCCTTTGTTTCTGCTCTTCAGTCCCCTTACATATCTCCCAGAGCAACCAAAGATGAACCAAATCACCACCCTCAAGAAACCGAAACAGCCACTGCAACCACCACCGGTGCCACGTCACCAACTACATTCACTCACCCATCAACTCCAATATCCTATTGTGGGTCCGGGAATGATGATATTCCGAGCACTTCCTACACTCCTCCATCAGAAAGATATGATTTTTCGGATGACACAAAGCTCAAAATAGTCAACTGTGTTACTATACCTTCTTtggatactagtactaatatgaaTACTAATACGAATAATGCAACTGCACATCGTATTTCATTCTCATTTCCTGTTCCTCGGGTTTCATTCCAAAAAGGGTCCGTTTCACCGGCAAATGCGAAATTAAGAAGCTGTGATGTTTACATAGGATACTACGGTCAAAACCTAAACTTGGTTCGGTTTTGTAAATGGCTCAAATCGGAGCTAGAGCTTCAAGGGATTGCGTGTTTTGTGGCAGACCGAGCGAAATATGCAGATTCGCAAAGCCATGAAATTGCTGATAGAGTCATTTGTTCAGTCACATTTGGGGTAGTGGTGATCACTAAAGATAGTCTTCTGAGTTATCTAAGTCTAGAAGAAGTTAGATTTTTTGCTCAAAAGAAGAATCTGATTCCATTGTTCTTTGACACAGATTTGAATGAAATTACTAATCTCCTTGCTCAGAGTTCAGACAGTAAAGAATGTAAAGAAACGATTGACGCGTTAATGAAGTCGCACGAATTTAAACTCGAGGCAAACGAGGGGAATTGGAGATTTTGTGTATCAAGAACAGCTGGATTGCTAAGAGGAAGACTTGGGAGGATGAGTGTAGCTGAAAAGGAGATCGAAAACATCGACGAAATCCCGTTTCCCAAAAACAAATTATTCGTGGGTCGAGAAACGGAGCTTGCGGAAATCGAATCCACATTTTTCGGGTTTGAAAACGAGGGTAATTTTGTAAATGTCACGAAAGGTGGAACGCCGGGAACATCAGAAGGGCTTGCAGATGAAGAAAGTGAAGTTGAAGAAGGTAAATATGGGAAATTTATAAACTTGGAAGGTGGTAAGTGTAAAGACCCGAATTTAGAAGCTTGGGTCGAACCAGTTATTGGGCGAAATTCGCTAAAAAGAAGTAAATACAAGAAAACAAAGAGTGGGAAATACAAGAGTTTTGGAAGTAGTATTGTGTGCATCAATGGAGGTCCAGGAATGGGTAAAACAGAGTTGGCCTTAGAGTTTGCTCACAGATATTCTCAAAGATACAAAATGGTATTATGGGTCGGTGGGGAAGCTCGATATTTCAGACAAAATATACTGAATTTGTCTTTGAATTTAGGGTTAGATGTAAGTGCAGATGAAGAGAAAGAAAGGGGAAGACTTAGGAGTTTTGATGAGCAAGAAACAGAAGCTTTCAAGAGGGTAAAACGGGAATTATTTCGTGATATGCCTTATTTACTGATCATCGATAATCTTGAAACGGAAAAGGATTGGTGGGAAGGGAGAGACTTACATGATTTGATACCAAGAAATACTGGTGGTTCACATGTTATTATCACAACTAGGTTACCAAAAGTAATGAACTTTGAACCATTGCAACTTCAACCATTGCCATTAAAAGAAGCAATCTTGTTGATGAAAGGAAGACGAAAGAAAGAGTACCCGGGTCAAGAAATTGAAATTCTTGGAAAATTTGATGAGAAATTGGGAAGATCAAGTTTTGGGTTAACAATAATCGGGTCGTTGCTTTCTGAACTTGCAATCACACCCTCCACCCTGTTTGAAGCCATAAATAATATCCGTTTAGACGAACCTTCATCTCATTTTGATGAAGTATTTTGGGTTAACAATAAGTTTCTACTCAAAGTTTTGATCTTTTGCATTACTATTTTGCACGAAGCTAATGGAACCCGAAATGATCTCGCCTCAAAGATGCTTCTAGTTGGTGGTTGGTTTGCTCCATTACCTGTCTCAGCAAATTTACTAGCTGCGGCTGCAACCAGCATAAGTGAGTCCACTAACCGGTTCAAGAAATGGGCCAAGTGTGCAAACATGACTTTCTTTTGTTGTTCAGGGTTTCTCGAAAGTCAAACTGCAAAGAGTGAAGACGATTCAGCTCTCGTGTTAGTCAAACTAGGGCTTGCTAGAAGAGCGAATAGACATCCAGGATGCTACATTTTATTCCACCCCATAACTCAGATATTCACGAAACTAAAAGGAGGTTTACTCACAGCTAAAGCAACGATTCAAGGCATAAGGAAAATTGGCAACCCAGTTTTAAACTCAGACCACCTATGGGCTTCTGCTTTTCTGGTATTCGGGTTCAAATCAGAGCCACCATTAGTCCAACTAAAAGCAAACGACATGGTTCTGTTTATAAAGAAAACCGCTCTGCCTTTAGCAATAAGAGCATTCACTACATTTTCAAGATGCAATTCATCTTTGGAGCTTCTAAAAGTCTGCACAAATGTTCTTGAAGAAGTTGAGAAGTCATTCGTTTCACAGATTCAAGACTGGTGTCACGGTTCACTTTGCTGGAAAACGAAAAGGAACTCACATCAGAGAATCGATGAATATGTATGGCAAGATGTGACACTTTTGAAGGCTACTTTATTAGAGACACAAGCGAAATTGCTGTTAAGAGGTGGGCATTTTGACAACGGTGAAGAGTTATGCAGGACGTGTATCAGTATCAGAACAGTTATGCTTGGCCATAATCATGCTCAAACTTTGGCTGCTCAAGAAACATTAGCAAAATTAGTTAGAATGAGAAGTAAGATATGA
- the LOC139885877 gene encoding PRA1 family protein G2 gives MQSPPPTTTTYTTLPISGTDVIFRSFQNLSSFLSLHRPWPEFISNAASFDKPDSLNLATTRIRANLKYFNVNYSIITTVCAAVSLIGDPITLLALSSVFTLWLVLYFFREDPMLIYGHHVPDNIVTAGLALITGVCVWIIGFVLSLSIGIAVGVFVSFVHAVFRNPNGIYFDENDAVSEGLISPRAPNLSI, from the coding sequence ATGCAGTCTCCACCGCCGACCACCACCACCTACACAACCCTTCCAATTTCCGGCACCGACGTCATTTTCCGATCATTTCAAAACCTCTCATCCTTCCTATCTCTCCACCGTCCCTGGCCAGAATTCATCTCCAACGCCGCCTCATTCGACAAACCGGACTCACTTAACCTCGCCACCACCAGAATTCGCGCCAATTTGAAATACTTCAACGTAAATTACAGCATTATCACCACCGTATGCGCCGCCGTATCGTTAATCGGCGATCCGATTACGCTACTAGCCTTAAGTTCTGTCTTCACTTTATGGCTTGTACTTTACTTTTTCCGTGAAGATCCGATGCTTATCTACGGACATCACGTTCCCGATAATATTGTGACCGCCGGACTTGCTTTGATCACCGGAGTTTGTGTGTGGATTATAGGCTTTGTTCTCAGCTTGTCAATTGGTATTGCGGTTGGAGTTTTTGTGTCGTTTGTTCATGCGGTTTTTAGAAACCCTAACGGAATTTATTTTGATGAAAACGACGCCGTTTCTGAAGGATTGATTTCACCTAGAGCTCCCAATTTGTCCATTTAG